A single Danio aesculapii chromosome 19, fDanAes4.1, whole genome shotgun sequence DNA region contains:
- the ppp1r18 gene encoding trichohyalin — translation MSLSALPEWKQMLLERKRKEEEERERREREEEERLASMPAWKREIIQRRKEKERERDIQRIPDVLASTEDIITEHLPKVKKQISKETIQQNPFIRSENSFRRDKRVIGENAGKKAGNKSGRDHNKETEVWRGQDRESKNEGRERERSAGRESKESAPFSPVVGLRTIQANNIIIIEKDKSGREKVEKEVEEDEKRMRMDLREFLAGGGSVTEIRASEVLIIKPPVTEGKRDGESGGKMERGRGEERIERGRGEEIGMSEERRRGEESLEKGRGEKRGISEERWRGKEGGRGEEIGISEERRRGEESLEKGRGEKREINEEGWRGKERGRGEEWIKRGRGEEQGRSEERRKGEESLEKVRGEKRGISEERLKGQERWRGEEQGISKERKRGEEWIEKGRGEDRGISDELKRSEEQGISEQQRSKERGIIEKRRRSEEQGIREEQQRGKEQGIREDQRRSKERGISEERRKDKERGISEERGISEDRRRHNERGISKERGVSQERSRDQERGTSVERGRHEDWIEKGREQGISKERGISEKPSEKEGIWSSMQRVLGHRAPGCSGQVSVPARVSGRVSQLLSKFGENPKPPLRSKSTESLNQPDKTRVRYSTGDLSAQDVPNLEEPENSSALRGVPKRSFSFSDRVIRQQENRDFKVVERTYSDRRVKTQDQSERQSRRYKDDEENRQTENRDVCGKTEDEEEGFTVASIVKNPEEVAFARRIPNKHEERDCGENREENEAKIDKEMHRDKRQEEKLSLTEFQNDSERRLYQDQATLPDSRQSHGIYIPPSDDSTTDISADIQCQCSVNTANTSCPATTYSGQQQAVLTQHTEDLLCKLGKIQSDIEFKSPTHACSSGDSEMISDELSFQEHQDYENFPKQESCYPTQLPTTLSQSKLCTQEGITIPRTVFYGVDISAKIRRSSLPARQEGGQTERRGSWKTGRPLTRVESLKEKIRQQEKETQRSRHDGTEATTSELEETTVQTLRPLDVTQEVSMAKSSPQLPVPDSLSLLQSPEREVVEITSKSDICGTKKRACNAPRTQDFDGEDDRIEREEELLEEEYFPPSLSPSPTLSESLDTMSRIYNLKTVGSRTTVCIGERTADVSPHGGLQGKYNPIRQAPSPDVLPEKAKVWNHGKSETVESTGVQMVQHQVERLQLQREPEEACGFPKDRKSSRTIVEPEVKIAEGQKRPDILRETQISTPRFQPQQKVRSFTINAQNSAKPPEQISPSSSAGSPSSSTPSPPLFSIRSASGGPSKRGTTITITPRRPAGSSSPGSAPTVTSPTAPKTAPQTQTPTPAPISTRETGKKRYPTAEEIQVIGGYQNLERSCLVKSRGTPKSVKVCFDEAELERVCEYPSEDCVLASLPCFPQSGPEDGDRDEQEEDDEDEESSGTLTNPSDINVCTGRTRFLKVDESCKRLSK, via the exons ATGTCTCTGTCGGCTCTACCAGAATGGAAGCAGATGCTCTTGGAGCGAAAgagaaaagaggaggaggagagagaaAGAAGAGAACGTGAGGAAGAAGAGAGGCTGGCCAGCATGCCGGCCTGGAAAAGAGAGATCATacagagaagaaaagaaaaagagagagagagagacatacagCGTATTCCTGATGTGTTGGCCAGCACTGAGGACATCATTACAGAACATCTCCCGAAGGTTAAAAAACAGATATCCAAAGAAACCATCCAACAGAACCCGTTCATCCGCTCTGAAAACAGCTTTAGGAGGGATAAAAGGGTAATTGGAGAGAATGCAGGTAAAAAGGCTGGTAATAAATCTGGGAGGGATCATAATAAGGAAACAGAGGTCTGGAGAGGACAAGATAGAGAGAGTAAAAATGAAGGAAGAGAGCGAGAAAGAAGCGCCGGGAGAGAAAGCAAGGAGTCGGCTCCATTCTCTCCGGTTGTGGGTCTGAGAACAATCCAGgccaataatattattattatcgagAAAGATAAAAGCGGGAGGGAGAAGGTGGAGAAGGAGGTGGAGGAGGACGAGAAAAGGATGAGGATGGATTTGAGGGAGTTTCTGGCAGGAGGTGGGAGTGTGACGGAGATTAGAGCTTCGGAAGTGCTGATCATCAAACCTCCTGTGACGGAGGGGAAAAGAGATGGAGAGAGTGGAGGAAAGATGGAGAGAGGGAGAGGTGAAGAAAGGATAGAGAGAGGGAGAGGTGAAGAGATAGGGATGAGTGAAGAACGAAGGAGAGGTGAAGAAAGTTTAGAGAAAGGGAGAGGTGAAAAGCGAGGGATAAGTGAAGAGAGATGGAGAGGTAAAGAGGGAGGGAGAGGTGAAGAGATAGGGATAAGTGAAGAACGAAGGAGAGGTGAAGAAAGTTTAGAGAAAGGGAGAGGTGAAAAGCGAGAGATTAATGAAGAGGGATGGAGAGGTAAGGAAAGGGGGAGGGGTGAAGAGTGGATTAAGAGAGGGAGAGGTGAAGAACAAGGGAGAAGTGAAGAACGAAGGAAAGGTGAAGAAAGTTTAGAGAAAGTGAGAGGTGAAAAACGAGGAATAAGTGAAGAGAGATTGAAAGGTCAAGAAAGATGGAGAGGGGAAGAACAAGGGATAAGCAAAGAGCGAAAAAGAGGTGAAGAGTGGATAGAGAAAGGGAGAGGTGAAGATAGAGGGATAAGTGATGAGCTAAAGAGAAGTGAAGAACAAGGGATAAGTGAACAGCAAAGAAGTAAAGAGCGAGGCATAATTGAAAAACGAAGAAGAAGTGAAGAGCAAGGGATAAGAGAAGAGCAACAGAGAGGTAAAGAGCAGGGGATAAGGGAAGATCAAAGAAGAAGTAAAGAACGAGGGATAAGTGAAGAGCGAAGAAAAGATAAAGAGCGAGGAATAAGTGAGGAACGAGGGATAAGTGAAGATCGAAGAAGACATAATGAGCGAGGCATAAGTAAAGAACGAGGGGTAAGTCAAGAACGAAGTAGGGATCAAGAGCGAGGAACAAGTGTAGAGCGAGGGAGACATGAAGACTGGATAGAAAAAGGGAGAGAACAAGGGATAAGTAAAGAACGAGGGATAAGTGAGAAGCCTTCAGAGAAAGAGGGAATATGGAGCTCTATGCAGAGAGTGCTTGGCCACAGAGCTCCGGGCTGCAGTGGACAGGTCAGTGTGCCTGCACGGGTCagtgggcgggtcagtcagtTACTCAGTAAATTTGGGGAAAACCCCAAACCTCCACTGAGATCCAAGAGCACAGAATCCCTCAACCAGCCAGACAAGACCAGGGTCAGATACAGTACAGGAGACCTTTCAGCGCAGGACGTCCCAAACCTGGAGGAGCCAGAAAACAGTTCAGCACTCAGAGGAGTCCCGAAGAGATCCTTCAGCTTCTCAGACCGCGTGATTCGACAACAGGAGAACCGAGATTTTAAGGTTGTGGAGAGAACATACTCTGACCGCAGAGTCAAAACTCAGGACCAATCAGAGAGACAATCAAGGAGATATAAAGATGATGAGGAAAACAGGCAAACAGAAAATAGGGATGTTTGTGGAAAGACAGAAGATGAAGAGGAAGGCTTCACTGTGGCCTCCATCGTCAAAAATCCAGAGGAGGTCGCATTTGCAAGACGAATTCCTAACAAACATGAAGAGAGAGATTGCGGAGAGAACAGAGAAGAGAATGAGGCTAAAATAGATAAAGAGATGCATAGAGATAAAAGGCAGGAGGAAAAACTGAGTCTCACAGAATTCCAGAATGATTCCGAAAGAAGACTGTATCAGGACCAAGCAACACTTCCAGATTCAAGACAATCCCACGGTATCTACATCCCACCCTCAGATGACAGTACAACAGATATCTCTGCAGACATTCAGTGCCAATGTAGTGTCAACACTGCAAACACTAGTTGTCCAGCTACAACCTATTCCGGACAACAACAAGCAGTCCTTACTCAGCACACAGAAGATCTGTTGTGCAAATTAGGCAAAATCCAATCAGACATAGAGTTTAAAAGTCCAACGCATGCATGTTCCTCTGGGGACTCAGAAATGATCTCTGATGAACTGAGTTTCCAAGAGCATCAAGACTATGAAAACTTTCCAAAGCAAGAGTCATGTTATCCCACACAACTCCCAACCACACTATCCCAGAGCAAACTCTGCACGCAAGAAGGCATCACAATTCCCAGAACAGTGTTTTATGGAGTTGACATATCAGCGAAAATAAGAAGATCAAGTCTGCCTGCTAGACAAGAGGGTGGACAAACAGAAAGGAGAGGAAGCTGGAAAACAGGTCGACCTTTGACCCGAGTGGAGTCTCTGAAAGAAAAAATTCGCCAGCAGGAAAAGGAAACACAGAGAAGTAGACATGATGGAACTGAAGCAACTACAAGCGAGCTGGAAGAAACCACAGTGCAGACTCTCAGACCGCTTGACGTCACACAGGAAGTTAGCATGGCAAAGTCAAGCCCTCAACTTCCTGTTCCTGATTCTCTATCGCTCTTGCAGTCACCAGAAAGAGAAGTAGTTGAGATCACATCCAAAAGTGATATCTGCGGAACCAAGAAAAGAGCTTGCAATGCTCCCAGAACACAGGACTTTGACGGAGAAGACGACAGAATTGAAAGAGAGGAAGAGTTGTTAGAGGAAGAGTATTTTCCTccttctctttctccctctcctACTCTTTCAGAGTCTTTGGACACCATGAGTCGGATTTATAACCTTAAGACTGTGGGGTCTAGAACAACAGTGTGTATCGGCGAAAGAACAGCTGATGTGTCTCCACATGGTGGACTTCAAGGTAAATACAACCCTATAAGACAAGCACCCTCTCCGGATGTCCTTCCAGAAAAGGCCaaagtgtggaatcatgggaaaTCTGAGACCGTGGAGTCGACAGGTGTTCAGATGGTTCAGCATCAGGTGGAGAGACTACAGCTACAGAGGGAACCGGAAGAAGCATGTGGTTTCCCCAAAGACAGAAAATCAAGTCGCACCATTGTAGAACCGGAGGTGAAAATCGCAGAAGGTCAGAAGAGGCCTGATATCTTAAGAGAGACTCAGATTTCCACTCCCAGATTTCAACCCCAACAAAAGGTCAGATCATTCACGATCAATGCCCAGAACTCTGCGAAACCTCCAGAACAAATCTCTCCATCATCGTCAGCGGGATCGCCCTCCTCGTCAACTCCGTCTCCTCCTCTGTTCTCCATTAGAAGCGCTTCAG GCGGGCCGAGTAAGAGAGGAACGACCATCACTATAACCCCACGGAGACCTGCTGGATCATCCTCGCCTGGGAGTGCACCGACAGTGACCTCCCCCACAGCACCCAAAACAGCCCCCCAGACCCAAACACCCACACCTGCCCCCATCAGCACCCGGGAGACAGGGAAAAAGAGGTATCCCACCGCAGAGGAGATCCAGGTGATCGGAGGATATCAGAATCTGGAGCGCTCCTGCTTGGTGAAGAGTAGAGGGACACCCAAATCG GTGAAGGTGTGTTTCGATGAGGCTGAGCTGGAGAGAGTGTGTGAATATCCCTCCGAGGATTGTGTTCTGGCCTCTCTTCCATGTTTTCCTCAGTCTGGACCAGAGGACGGAGATCGAGACGAACaggaggaggatgatgaagatgaggaaaGCAGCGGCACGCTCACAAATCCATCAGACATCAATGTGTGCACAGGCAGGACTCGATTCCTGAAAGTTG aTGAATCCTGCAAACGGCTCTCTAAATGA